A stretch of the uncultured Desulfobacter sp. genome encodes the following:
- a CDS encoding iron ABC transporter permease has product MKANPKSWGLFSLSLFVILVFTAGLSVSVGSADIRLFDIPRIIGAGPGSADYGILMGIRLPRTLLGIAVGGALSLAGTLLQGMFKNPLVEPYTLGISGGASLGICINILFKLYGTIGIIAYPLSGFAGASLVIFLVYGLNKSTRHIRSNRMLLTGVMISYVASSLVMLLMALAQTDDLQTIVLWIMGSLDEPDMTLIRMALTGSLAGLFFSYFFCFDLNALALGEEEAANLGMNTTRARKGIFFIASFLTGLSVSMAGVIMFVGLIVPHFIRLITGPDHRILLLASYLGGAVFLLICDVVARTVIAPMELPVGVITGIIGGVIFIWAISRKKENL; this is encoded by the coding sequence TTGAAAGCCAATCCCAAGTCATGGGGCCTGTTTTCCTTAAGCCTGTTTGTAATTCTGGTGTTTACCGCAGGTCTGTCTGTGTCCGTGGGCAGTGCCGATATCCGATTATTCGACATCCCGAGAATCATTGGCGCAGGGCCGGGCAGTGCCGATTACGGCATTCTCATGGGTATCCGGTTGCCGCGAACCCTGCTTGGGATTGCCGTGGGCGGGGCATTGAGCCTTGCAGGCACCCTGCTCCAGGGCATGTTTAAAAATCCCCTGGTGGAGCCCTATACCCTGGGGATTTCAGGCGGCGCATCCCTGGGCATCTGCATCAATATTTTGTTCAAGCTATACGGGACAATAGGCATCATTGCCTATCCATTATCAGGGTTTGCCGGAGCAAGCCTGGTTATTTTTCTGGTCTATGGGCTGAACAAAAGCACCCGGCATATCCGTTCCAACCGGATGCTGCTCACCGGTGTCATGATCTCCTATGTGGCCTCCTCCCTTGTCATGCTGCTTATGGCCCTGGCCCAAACCGACGATCTTCAGACCATTGTGCTGTGGATCATGGGTTCATTGGACGAACCGGACATGACCCTGATCCGCATGGCCCTGACGGGGTCTCTTGCGGGTCTCTTTTTCTCCTACTTTTTTTGTTTTGACCTCAATGCCCTTGCCCTGGGCGAAGAAGAGGCCGCAAATCTTGGGATGAATACGACCCGGGCCAGGAAAGGCATTTTTTTTATTGCATCGTTTCTCACCGGTCTGTCCGTATCCATGGCAGGGGTCATCATGTTTGTGGGGTTGATTGTTCCCCATTTCATACGCCTGATCACAGGGCCGGATCACCGGATTCTCCTGCTTGCCTCCTATCTGGGTGGTGCGGTGTTTTTACTCATATGCGATGTGGTTGCCCGGACCGTGATCGCGCCCATGGAACTGCCCGTGGGTGTGATCACCGGCATAATTGGCGGCGTGATATTCATCTGGGCCATCTCCAGGAAAAAGGAAAACCTATGA
- a CDS encoding thiamine pyrophosphate-dependent enzyme produces the protein MGKAFSTPEALTDNHTHYCPGCTHGIVHRLVAEAIDELGIREKTVGIAPVGCAVLIYNYFDCDFQEAAHGRAPAMATGIKRVRPDLTVFTYQGDGDLASIGMGEIIHAANRGEKITVIFINNAIYGMTGGQMAPTTMPGQRATTAPAGRDSGLTGMPIRMANLMSEIVTPGYVTRQAVLKPQMVNKCKKAIKKAFQYQMDNTCFSFVEVVSTCPTNWGMTPVDALKWAEENLLPYYELGDYKTPEDA, from the coding sequence ATGGGAAAAGCTTTTTCTACGCCAGAGGCGTTAACAGACAATCACACCCACTATTGTCCCGGCTGCACCCACGGTATTGTCCACCGGCTGGTGGCCGAGGCCATAGACGAACTGGGCATTCGGGAAAAGACCGTTGGCATCGCCCCTGTGGGATGCGCTGTCCTGATCTATAACTACTTTGACTGTGACTTCCAGGAAGCTGCCCACGGCAGGGCCCCTGCCATGGCAACCGGTATCAAGCGGGTGCGCCCGGATCTGACGGTATTCACCTACCAGGGAGACGGGGACCTTGCCAGTATCGGCATGGGTGAAATCATTCATGCTGCCAACCGGGGAGAAAAAATTACCGTCATCTTTATCAACAATGCCATTTACGGTATGACCGGCGGGCAGATGGCCCCCACCACCATGCCCGGCCAGCGGGCCACCACGGCCCCGGCCGGCCGTGATTCAGGCCTGACAGGTATGCCCATCCGCATGGCCAATCTGATGAGTGAAATTGTGACCCCGGGTTATGTGACCCGGCAGGCCGTGCTCAAGCCCCAGATGGTCAATAAATGTAAAAAGGCGATTAAAAAGGCATTCCAGTACCAGATGGACAACACCTGTTTCAGCTTTGTGGAGGTGGTCTCCACCTGTCCCACCAACTGGGGCATGACACCCGTGGATGCTTTGAAATGGGCCGAAGAAAACTTGCTGCCTTATTATGAACTGGGCGATTATAAAACCCCTGAAGACGCCTAA
- the vorB gene encoding 3-methyl-2-oxobutanoate dehydrogenase subunit VorB yields the protein MAKVLMKGNEAIGEAAIRAGCLNYFAYPITPQSEVAEYLSKRLPEVGGVFLQGESEVAVGYMIFGASGAGVRVMTTSSSPGISLMSEAISYIAGAECPAVFVNIMRGGPGLGGILPSQGDYFQATKGGGHGDYHLMVLAPDGVQEAVEMTMQAFSLAEKYRNPVMIMGDGMIGQMMEPVEFPDDLKTEPSNKDDWATNGMSTRKSKKPNLVKSLFLDPVELNQHNMNLKAKYEQMKKEDVQYELYNTDGEYQILLASYGTMSRVCRTAIDMLKEEGIEAAMFRPKTLFPFPEKQVHDAAAKDSCKCVISIEMSMGQMVEDVQRSVMGKKPVEFYGECGGEVPSPERIIEIVKELIG from the coding sequence ATGGCTAAAGTCTTAATGAAAGGCAATGAAGCAATCGGCGAAGCCGCCATCAGGGCGGGCTGTCTGAACTATTTTGCATACCCGATCACACCCCAGTCGGAAGTCGCCGAATATCTGAGCAAGCGCCTGCCCGAAGTGGGCGGCGTGTTTCTCCAGGGCGAAAGTGAAGTGGCCGTAGGATATATGATTTTTGGTGCCTCGGGTGCCGGCGTGCGTGTCATGACCACCTCATCTTCTCCGGGCATCAGTTTGATGAGTGAAGCAATTTCCTATATTGCCGGGGCCGAGTGCCCGGCCGTATTTGTTAATATCATGAGAGGCGGCCCGGGGCTGGGCGGGATTTTGCCGTCCCAGGGTGATTATTTCCAGGCAACCAAGGGCGGCGGCCACGGCGACTACCACTTGATGGTCCTGGCACCGGACGGTGTTCAAGAAGCCGTGGAGATGACCATGCAGGCGTTCTCCCTGGCAGAGAAATATAGAAATCCGGTCATGATTATGGGCGATGGCATGATCGGTCAGATGATGGAACCGGTGGAGTTCCCCGATGATCTGAAAACCGAGCCCAGCAATAAAGATGACTGGGCCACCAACGGTATGTCCACCCGAAAGAGCAAAAAGCCGAATCTGGTGAAATCCCTGTTCCTGGACCCAGTTGAATTGAACCAGCACAACATGAATCTCAAAGCCAAATACGAACAGATGAAAAAAGAAGATGTTCAGTATGAGCTTTATAATACGGACGGAGAGTATCAAATCCTGCTGGCAAGCTACGGCACCATGAGCCGTGTATGCCGCACAGCCATTGACATGCTCAAAGAAGAGGGCATAGAAGCGGCCATGTTCCGGCCCAAGACGTTATTTCCTTTTCCTGAAAAACAGGTGCATGATGCCGCTGCCAAAGATAGCTGCAAATGCGTTATCAGTATTGAAATGAGCATGGGGCAGATGGTGGAAGATGTCCAGCGTTCTGTTATGGGCAAAAAACCGGTGGAATTTTACGGGGAGTGCGGTGGAGAAGTCCCGTCACCTGAGAGAATCATCGAAATCGTAAAAGAACTGATCGGGTAA
- a CDS encoding helical backbone metal receptor: protein MALLKYFLRSRYLPVFYIVAVLFTGLCLGSMTVSAARIQVQDSTGATLVFDQQPQRIVSLVPTASEILVTIGAGNLLKGATYHDVTLSGSDQREVVGGFFNPSYVHVKKIHPDLLIAASFHSRIIEDAKKTGLKVFVYDTNALDQAWAQMKTLGRITGHEVQALDLVKKNMDNLAHVKAKLARAKVTPKRVMRLMGRDSIMTPGTDTFQAEMIRAAGGQAPNFGRTGKIVPVTQEEWTRFNPQVIYGCGDDKRVAEKFFSTPGWKDVDAVRNHQIYYLPCDLTCRASVHTSDFVAYLSSLIYTQEFADEKNNVHPSGIIDEIKLEQDLAKAFSYVKKASIINAYVFDYPNKTLAVDLKTPMTVLSTLEGWRDNITTVGNHYTPPPTWMPGHLAGIDALRTRILDAIGKKCETTALLMTGADMGNLSIRTEKFKEMKVTALVTAGVMSNAVRMGTDEGMFYEPGTINILILTNMHLTHRAMSRAIISATEAKAALLEDLDIRSSASGATHPATGTGTDNIVVVAGQGETIDNAGGHSKLGELIAKAVYAGVKGAVEKQNGILTGRHVIQRLKERNISIYELTTKAQCNCGQKKSEFSSMVEHLLLNKEISGFMESASALSDAHERGQVKNLDAFDLWCGQMVEKIAGRPIEIMDLTRDDHVPIVIKKALNAVMTGAKARIGEENE, encoded by the coding sequence TTGGCACTTTTAAAATATTTTCTTCGTAGCCGTTATCTTCCTGTTTTTTATATCGTTGCAGTTCTCTTCACGGGGCTTTGCCTGGGGAGTATGACGGTATCAGCAGCCCGGATTCAGGTACAGGACAGTACCGGTGCAACCCTTGTTTTTGATCAGCAGCCCCAAAGAATAGTCAGCCTTGTACCCACGGCTTCGGAAATACTTGTAACCATCGGGGCAGGAAACCTGCTTAAAGGTGCCACCTACCATGATGTAACGCTTTCGGGATCCGACCAGCGAGAGGTTGTGGGCGGTTTTTTCAATCCTTCCTATGTCCATGTCAAAAAAATTCATCCGGATCTGCTCATTGCTGCTTCTTTTCACAGCCGGATCATTGAGGATGCAAAAAAAACCGGACTGAAGGTGTTTGTTTATGACACAAACGCCCTGGACCAGGCATGGGCACAAATGAAAACACTTGGCCGGATCACAGGCCATGAAGTCCAGGCTCTGGACCTGGTGAAAAAGAACATGGACAACCTGGCCCATGTCAAAGCAAAGCTGGCCAGGGCAAAGGTAACGCCTAAACGGGTGATGCGCCTTATGGGCAGGGACAGTATCATGACGCCGGGAACTGATACGTTTCAGGCAGAAATGATACGGGCCGCGGGCGGCCAAGCCCCGAATTTCGGCAGAACAGGGAAAATTGTGCCCGTAACCCAAGAAGAGTGGACCCGTTTTAATCCCCAGGTGATTTACGGGTGCGGTGATGATAAACGGGTGGCGGAGAAATTTTTTTCAACGCCGGGATGGAAGGATGTGGATGCAGTAAGAAATCACCAGATCTATTATCTGCCTTGTGACCTGACCTGCCGGGCATCGGTTCACACCTCCGACTTTGTGGCCTATCTCTCATCATTGATTTACACACAGGAATTTGCCGATGAGAAAAATAACGTCCATCCTTCCGGAATTATCGATGAAATTAAACTTGAACAGGATCTTGCAAAGGCTTTTTCCTATGTAAAGAAAGCATCCATTATAAATGCCTACGTGTTTGACTATCCCAACAAAACGCTGGCCGTGGATTTAAAAACGCCCATGACTGTTTTGTCCACCCTGGAAGGTTGGCGGGATAATATCACAACTGTGGGCAACCACTACACCCCGCCACCGACCTGGATGCCGGGCCATCTGGCAGGCATAGATGCCCTTCGCACCCGCATCCTTGACGCCATCGGCAAAAAGTGCGAAACAACAGCCCTGCTTATGACCGGGGCGGATATGGGCAATCTGTCCATCCGGACCGAGAAATTTAAAGAAATGAAAGTCACGGCCCTGGTTACGGCAGGCGTTATGTCCAATGCCGTGCGCATGGGCACCGATGAAGGCATGTTTTATGAACCGGGCACCATTAATATATTGATACTAACCAACATGCACCTGACTCACCGTGCCATGTCCCGGGCAATTATTTCGGCAACGGAAGCCAAGGCAGCTTTGCTGGAAGACCTGGACATCCGTTCAAGCGCTTCCGGAGCGACACATCCGGCCACGGGAACCGGCACAGACAATATCGTGGTGGTGGCCGGGCAGGGTGAAACCATAGATAATGCAGGCGGGCATTCAAAACTGGGAGAACTCATTGCAAAAGCGGTTTACGCAGGGGTTAAAGGCGCCGTGGAAAAACAGAACGGAATCCTGACCGGCCGCCACGTGATTCAACGTTTAAAAGAACGAAATATCAGCATTTATGAGCTTACCACCAAAGCCCAGTGCAATTGCGGGCAAAAGAAAAGTGAGTTCAGCAGCATGGTGGAGCATCTGCTGTTGAACAAAGAAATTTCAGGATTCATGGAATCGGCTTCGGCGCTGAGCGATGCCCATGAGCGCGGGCAGGTGAAAAATCTTGACGCCTTTGACCTGTGGTGCGGACAAATGGTGGAAAAAATTGCGGGCCGGCCCATTGAGATCATGGATTTAACCCGGGATGATCATGTTCCCATTGTGATTAAAAAAGCGTTGAATGCCGTTATGACCGGCGCAAAGGCCCGGATTGGAGAAGAAAACGAATAA
- a CDS encoding TonB-dependent receptor, giving the protein MKKRVMKLSILIFAFYLSPINALADDISTKATTVLEEVVVSATRTPTRVSQLGSSVTIITSEEIEAKQQTHVIDVLRSVPGVDVVQAGSLGAAVSVYIRGTTRGHTLVLIDGVEFRDVSNTDASAELANLTTDNIERIEVVRGPQSVLYGSDAIGGVINIITQKGNKKPTGYVLGEAGSYSTKRGVAGGSFGNDYVTTSITVSGTETDEFSSAREEAGNSEDDGYENTSAYFKINATPSEILDLNFNLRFAESKYDLDGSSYYLTKGGFVPTDSLDTQDTDETTSRLSGTFHFFEDRWQMTVGSSYTSIEREYDYETLSDYNYNGTIKKFDMQHTFSINDQNTLVVGMETEDEKYDDGSFEEKATNNAVYLQEQLTIGNFAAAFGVRYDEHDAFGGETTWRVAPTYTISATGTQIKSSVGTGFKAPTLYQLYGPDLDLGIWGYYVVGNEKLNPETSIGFDIGIEQPLLDKKLVIAISWFWNDIDDYIDYDLIDGYYNIDGIQTQGIESTFSWYPCNYFDFQIGYTYTDTKDRDGARLDRRPLHKGSVGMNFYPMDALKINLNAVYVGKRDDDGEELDAYTLINLAASYQVCKNVKVFGRIQNLLDEEYEEASGYGTADLSAYAGVKLNF; this is encoded by the coding sequence ATGAAAAAGAGAGTAATGAAATTGTCTATTTTGATTTTTGCCTTTTATCTATCGCCCATAAATGCCTTGGCGGATGATATATCGACAAAAGCAACAACTGTTTTAGAAGAGGTTGTGGTCAGTGCAACAAGAACACCGACACGCGTTTCACAGCTGGGAAGTTCGGTTACTATTATTACCTCGGAAGAGATTGAAGCTAAGCAACAGACCCATGTGATTGATGTGCTGCGCAGTGTGCCGGGGGTAGACGTGGTGCAAGCCGGTTCTTTAGGGGCGGCGGTCTCCGTTTATATACGCGGCACGACAAGGGGGCATACCCTTGTGTTAATCGATGGTGTTGAATTCAGAGACGTTTCAAATACTGATGCCAGTGCAGAGCTTGCCAATTTGACAACGGATAATATTGAACGCATTGAAGTTGTCAGAGGTCCTCAAAGTGTTCTTTACGGTTCTGATGCCATAGGCGGCGTTATTAATATTATCACCCAAAAAGGAAATAAAAAACCAACGGGGTATGTTTTAGGTGAAGCAGGTTCCTACAGCACCAAACGCGGCGTGGCAGGCGGCTCATTCGGCAATGATTATGTAACCACCTCTATTACTGTATCCGGTACGGAAACAGATGAATTTTCATCTGCAAGAGAAGAAGCAGGAAACAGCGAAGATGATGGATATGAAAATACAAGTGCATACTTCAAAATCAATGCAACGCCAAGCGAAATCCTGGATCTCAATTTTAATCTTCGTTTTGCAGAATCTAAATATGATTTGGACGGATCTTCTTATTATTTAACAAAAGGAGGCTTTGTCCCCACAGATTCTTTAGACACCCAGGATACGGATGAAACAACAAGCCGTCTGAGCGGTACATTTCATTTTTTTGAGGATCGCTGGCAGATGACAGTGGGAAGCTCTTATACCAGCATTGAGCGGGAATATGATTATGAAACCCTAAGTGATTATAATTATAACGGCACAATAAAAAAGTTCGATATGCAGCATACGTTTTCTATCAATGACCAGAATACCCTTGTTGTCGGTATGGAAACAGAAGATGAAAAGTATGATGATGGGTCTTTTGAAGAAAAGGCAACCAACAACGCGGTTTATTTGCAGGAACAGTTGACCATAGGAAATTTTGCGGCAGCATTCGGCGTTCGCTATGATGAACATGACGCATTTGGCGGAGAGACCACTTGGCGTGTCGCCCCAACCTATACCATCAGTGCAACCGGCACCCAGATTAAAAGCTCGGTCGGAACAGGGTTTAAAGCCCCTACCCTCTATCAGCTTTACGGACCCGATCTTGATTTAGGTATTTGGGGATACTATGTTGTGGGCAATGAAAAGCTCAATCCCGAAACAAGCATCGGATTTGATATTGGCATTGAACAACCACTTTTAGATAAAAAGCTGGTGATTGCAATCTCATGGTTCTGGAACGATATTGATGACTACATTGATTATGATCTAATCGATGGATATTATAATATCGATGGCATTCAAACCCAGGGAATCGAGTCAACATTTTCCTGGTACCCTTGTAATTATTTTGATTTTCAGATTGGCTATACGTATACCGATACAAAGGATAGAGATGGAGCCCGGCTTGACAGGCGGCCGTTGCATAAAGGTTCTGTTGGTATGAATTTTTATCCCATGGATGCTTTGAAGATAAATTTGAATGCGGTATACGTCGGTAAAAGAGATGATGACGGGGAAGAATTAGATGCCTATACCCTGATCAATCTGGCAGCTTCCTATCAGGTCTGTAAAAACGTGAAGGTCTTTGGGCGCATACAGAATCTTCTTGACGAAGAATATGAAGAAGCGTCCGGATATGGAACCGCAGATCTCTCGGCCTATGCCGGGGTAAAGTTAAATTTTTAA
- a CDS encoding helical backbone metal receptor, with the protein MDRLNLPKTILVWLALVCTPTWSAAQAPASAARVISLSPFITETIYLLGAQDQLLADTTYCTVPPEAAQKEKIGSVTQMNVEKIISMQPDLVISSPLSKKKQLKILRSQGLRIMEIRNPKTFDQMCAITLKIAEALGKAAQCKTLIKQASDDVDRVRRQVDGLIPRRIFIQIGLKPLHTVNKDLFINEYLILANAVNIAEDQPSGIYSREEVIKQNPDVILVATMGSNKKAATLEKKRWMAFASLTSARNNEIHVLDPKVICHPTPVSFASGLKQVAALIHPEINSAKDPN; encoded by the coding sequence ATGGACAGGCTAAACCTCCCTAAAACAATTCTGGTCTGGCTGGCTTTGGTCTGTACGCCTACCTGGTCTGCAGCCCAAGCACCGGCATCGGCTGCCCGGGTGATATCCCTGTCTCCTTTTATCACGGAAACCATTTACCTGCTGGGAGCCCAGGACCAGCTGCTTGCCGACACCACGTATTGTACAGTGCCCCCCGAGGCAGCCCAGAAAGAAAAGATTGGATCTGTGACCCAAATGAATGTGGAAAAGATCATCAGTATGCAACCCGACCTCGTGATCTCCTCTCCTTTAAGCAAAAAAAAGCAGCTCAAAATTCTTCGTTCCCAGGGTCTGCGGATCATGGAGATCCGCAACCCCAAAACCTTTGACCAGATGTGTGCCATTACCCTGAAGATTGCGGAGGCCCTTGGCAAAGCAGCCCAGTGCAAAACCCTTATAAAACAAGCCTCGGATGATGTGGACAGGGTCCGCAGGCAGGTTGACGGGTTAATTCCGAGGCGGATCTTTATCCAAATTGGCCTTAAACCCCTTCACACAGTAAATAAGGATCTGTTTATCAATGAATATCTTATCCTGGCCAATGCCGTTAACATCGCCGAAGACCAGCCTTCAGGCATCTATTCCCGGGAAGAGGTGATTAAACAGAATCCGGATGTCATTCTCGTGGCCACCATGGGATCAAATAAAAAAGCCGCAACCCTTGAAAAAAAACGGTGGATGGCCTTTGCCTCCCTGACATCTGCCAGAAACAATGAAATTCACGTGCTTGATCCCAAAGTGATTTGCCACCCCACACCAGTCAGCTTTGCATCCGGCCTTAAGCAGGTGGCGGCCCTGATCCACCCGGAAATCAACAGCGCAAAGGATCCCAATTGA
- a CDS encoding cobalamin biosynthesis protein CbiA encodes MLPDISGIIIIAGNYGSGKSETAVNLAAVSRRGGKSVKITDLDLVNPYFRSRDAKMPLENLGVEVVLPDKKYMHADLPILTPAVAGMIKDPAQLTILDAGGDDAGVKVLAALADVLEKGDVRLLQVINSLRPETCDVQGCLRIKAKIEAAAKLPVTGLISNANLLDETTPQIIYDGYNLVRRVSDATGLNIEFITASTRLLPQLAVERISCPILPIDRLLAPPWTRT; translated from the coding sequence ATGTTACCCGATATCAGCGGCATCATTATAATAGCCGGAAATTACGGCAGCGGCAAAAGTGAGACGGCTGTTAATCTGGCAGCTGTATCCCGGCGGGGGGGCAAAAGTGTCAAGATAACGGATCTGGATCTGGTCAACCCCTATTTCAGGAGCCGGGACGCCAAAATGCCATTGGAGAACCTGGGGGTGGAAGTGGTGCTGCCGGATAAAAAATACATGCATGCGGATCTACCCATCTTGACCCCTGCTGTTGCCGGTATGATTAAAGACCCGGCCCAGTTAACCATTTTGGATGCAGGTGGTGATGATGCAGGGGTAAAGGTTCTTGCGGCCCTGGCTGACGTGCTTGAAAAAGGTGATGTCAGATTGCTGCAGGTGATCAACTCATTGCGCCCCGAGACCTGCGATGTTCAAGGCTGCCTAAGAATAAAGGCCAAAATTGAAGCTGCCGCAAAATTGCCTGTTACAGGGCTGATTTCCAATGCCAATCTTCTTGACGAAACTACCCCGCAAATAATTTACGACGGCTACAATCTGGTGCGTCGGGTATCCGACGCCACCGGTCTTAATATTGAATTTATAACAGCGTCCACCAGGCTTTTGCCCCAACTGGCCGTGGAACGGATCTCTTGCCCGATCCTGCCCATTGACCGTTTGCTGGCTCCCCCCTGGACACGCACTTAA
- a CDS encoding ABC transporter ATP-binding protein: MSLSPLIKVEDITLGFGRRQVLSNISFNVPAGRIVSIIGPNGAGKTSLLRAVCGNLPPFKGRIVLKGKDIATQTRADLARQMAVVRQNQVPMPMKVEAYVLLSRLPFFKPFQFFETRKDRELARHFMTVTGILDLADSTMDQISGGERQLAALARALTQEPEFLVLDEPTAHLDITHQSRMLDLISGLRDRLGLTVLMVIHDLNLAAEYSDDLVLLNKERGRIHAIGTPEKILTRENIQAVYHTPVRVEKNPDSGRPWVFIERTAACCNS; this comes from the coding sequence ATGAGCCTATCGCCGTTGATAAAAGTTGAGGATATCACCCTGGGCTTTGGCCGGCGTCAGGTGTTGTCAAATATCAGTTTTAATGTACCGGCAGGCCGGATCGTTTCCATTATTGGTCCCAATGGCGCAGGAAAAACCAGTCTGCTGCGCGCGGTTTGCGGGAACCTGCCACCGTTCAAGGGACGCATTGTGCTCAAAGGCAAGGATATTGCAACCCAGACCCGGGCCGATCTTGCCAGGCAGATGGCCGTGGTGCGGCAAAACCAGGTGCCCATGCCCATGAAGGTTGAGGCCTATGTGCTGTTGAGCCGGCTGCCTTTTTTCAAACCATTTCAGTTTTTTGAAACCCGCAAAGACAGGGAACTTGCCCGGCATTTTATGACCGTCACCGGCATCCTGGACCTTGCCGATTCTACCATGGACCAGATTTCAGGCGGGGAGCGCCAGTTGGCGGCCCTTGCAAGGGCGTTGACCCAGGAACCGGAATTCCTGGTGCTGGATGAACCCACAGCGCATCTGGACATCACCCACCAAAGCAGAATGCTTGATCTAATTTCCGGACTGCGGGATCGCTTAGGGCTTACCGTACTCATGGTGATTCATGATTTAAATCTGGCCGCTGAATATTCCGATGATCTGGTGCTGTTAAACAAGGAGAGAGGGCGGATTCATGCCATTGGCACCCCGGAAAAAATTTTGACACGGGAAAACATCCAGGCCGTGTATCATACCCCCGTCCGGGTGGAAAAAAATCCCGATTCCGGCCGGCCCTGGGTGTTTATCGAAAGGACCGCTGCCTGCTGTAATTCTTGA
- a CDS encoding 4Fe-4S dicluster domain-containing protein yields MAYKHIIDVERCKGCGLCVHFCPKDVLEISDKVNAKGHFPVFQARPEDCIYCAICCTMCPDVAINIVEEQNA; encoded by the coding sequence ATGGCCTATAAACACATTATTGATGTCGAAAGGTGCAAAGGATGCGGTCTCTGTGTGCATTTCTGCCCCAAAGACGTGCTTGAGATCTCCGATAAGGTTAATGCGAAAGGGCATTTCCCGGTCTTTCAGGCCAGACCAGAGGACTGCATTTATTGCGCCATCTGCTGCACCATGTGTCCGGATGTGGCGATTAACATAGTCGAAGAGCAGAATGCATAA
- a CDS encoding 2-oxoacid:acceptor oxidoreductase family protein has product MQTEIKFAGFGGQGILLSAKLLAYAAMKQGYQVAWIPSYGPEMRGGTAYCTVVISDKLIGSPIIKSPAHLVAMNRPSLEKFDDTVKPGGIVFINSSLIPVRSQRKDVVELVVPVNDIAIEAGSVRAANIVALAAFVAKSKLVELDLLKKCIKEEFAAKPKIIPLNMDAFDRGVAAAQA; this is encoded by the coding sequence ATGCAGACAGAAATAAAATTTGCAGGATTCGGCGGCCAGGGCATTCTTCTCAGTGCCAAGCTGCTGGCCTATGCCGCAATGAAGCAGGGATACCAGGTGGCCTGGATTCCCTCTTACGGACCTGAAATGCGGGGCGGTACCGCATATTGCACCGTTGTGATCAGTGACAAGCTCATTGGATCACCCATCATCAAAAGCCCCGCTCACCTTGTGGCCATGAACCGGCCCTCCCTGGAGAAATTTGACGATACCGTCAAACCTGGCGGGATTGTATTTATCAACTCGTCATTGATCCCGGTTAGAAGTCAGCGCAAGGATGTGGTTGAACTGGTGGTTCCAGTCAATGATATCGCCATTGAAGCAGGATCTGTCAGGGCTGCCAACATCGTTGCTTTGGCCGCATTTGTCGCCAAAAGCAAGTTGGTGGAACTGGATCTTTTGAAAAAATGCATCAAGGAAGAATTTGCCGCCAAACCAAAAATTATTCCTTTGAACATGGATGCGTTCGACAGGGGAGTGGCTGCCGCCCAGGCATAG